The Peromyscus leucopus breed LL Stock unplaced genomic scaffold, UCI_PerLeu_2.1 scaffold_1428, whole genome shotgun sequence genome includes a region encoding these proteins:
- the LOC114688758 gene encoding oogenesin-3-like, protein MAIPRPFCRSPDKEPDLETLKALLDGLDVLITDKVHPRRSNVRVLDLTDVDHDFWSIRAGTHEGDCSPQAKGQEQLVEICPNSEVKKCFKVVTDLELIKARFNLCDWYLLRWAQQQKDSIHVCCRKLKIWDSPVLAAVQIFKLINLDCILKLELTQWSLEFMVQLFPYLEQMRNLHTLELKGIRKPLRSAASAEQEWISMLLSQISRFPCLQNLSVSNIYFLTGCLEKWLRCLKNPMKTLSISDCWLSQSDLDYLSQCLNIQELKHLYLIGVELSDSCPKLLGLLLERISRTLQTLELEECQMRDCHFNAILPSLSQCSQLTMVNFCNNSISLLVLKNLLHHTAKLSKLTHEKYPAPLECYEELRILRDKFMLLCPELLDILRAERQPKKVSFSTRTCLYCFHCCFYNLEDRLFCLCP, encoded by the exons GAGGTCAAACGTCAGAGTACTTGATTTGACGGATGTGGACCATGACTTCTGGAGCATTAGGGCAGGAACCCATGAAGGTGACTGCTCACCACAAGCCAAGGGGCAGGAGCAACTAGTGGAGATCTGTCCTAACTCTGAGGTGAAGAAATGTTTTAAGGTAGtaactgatcttgaactcataaagGCCAGGTTCAATCTATGTGACTGGTACTTGTTACGGTGGGCCCAGCAGCAAAAAGATTCCATTCATGTATGCTGTAGAAAGCTGAAGATTTGGGATTCACCTGTCCTCGCTGCTGTACAGATCTTCAAATTGATAAATCTAGACTGTATCCTGAAGCTGGAACTGACCCAGTGGTCACTTGAATTCATGGTACAGCTTTTTCCTTACTTGGAGCAGATGAGAAATCTTCATACCCTTGAGCTAAAGGGAATTCGCAAGCCCTTAAGATCTGCTGCTTCTGCAGAGCAAGAATGGATAAGCATGTTGCTTTCTCAGATCTCCAGATTCCCTTGTCTCCAGAATCTCTCTGTATCTAATATCTACTTTTTAACAGGCTGCCTTGAAAAGTGGCTCAG GTGCCTTAAGAACCCCATGAAGACCCTGTCAATCAGTGACTGCTGGCTCTCCCAGTCAGACTTGGATTACCTGAGCCAGTGCCTGAACATCCAGGAGCTCAAACATCTGTACCTGATAGGTGTAGAGCTATCTGATTCATGCCCTAAGCTTCTTGGGCTTCTCCTTGAGAGAATCTCGAGGACCCTGCAAACCCTGGAATTGGAGGAGTGTCAGATGAGGGACTGTCATTTCAATGCTATCTTGCCTTCCCTGAGCCAATGCTCCCAGCTTACTATGGTCAATTTTTGTAATAATAGCATCTCTTTGCTTGTCCTGAAGAACCTTCTACATCACACAGCCAAGCTGAGCAAGCTGACCCATGAGAAATACCCCgcacctctggaatgctatgagGAATTGAGAATACTTAGAGACAAATTTATGCTACTTTGTCCTGAGCTGCTGGATATACTCAGAGCCGAAAGGCAGCCCAAGAAAGTCTCCTTTTCTACAAGAACCTGCTTGTACTGTTTTCACTGCTGTTTCTATAACCTGGAGGACAGACTTTTTTGCCTTTGTCCATAG